In the genome of Felis catus isolate Fca126 chromosome E1, F.catus_Fca126_mat1.0, whole genome shotgun sequence, the window tgtggggctcaaacacatgaatgacgagatcatgacctaagccaaagtcggacacttaactgactgagccacccaggtgccccatgatatgAGTATGTTAAACAATCATTGCTTGTGATTTGAATACAGATGGATGGTGTTTTGGGACATAACTTTGCTAGTGTTTAAGAGTGAGTCTATAGTTATATCAAGGTCTAGTTTTGGAACTCAGTTGTTCCATTTACTTTGCTGTGTGATTTTGGCCAAActgcttaacctttctgagcccaGCTGGAGTTTACTCTTGTATCAAATGAGGATATTAACAGTACTTAAACCGTAGTGTCATTGTGGGGATCAAATGGACACTGCATAAAAGCATTCAACCTAGAATAGTCTCAAATATGTTAGTAATTGTTATTAAGAAACCTtgatttaggggcacttgggtggctcagttggttaagcacccaactcttgattttggctcacgtcatgatctcacagtgacattgagccctgcatcgggctctgtgctaatagcacggagcctgctagggattcactctctccatctctctctctctgtctctctctctctcaaaaataaataaataaataaataaataaataaataaattctaatttttaaaaaaaaaaaaaaccttgatttcTATGCATTATGTACTATGAATACTTTTGCCATAATATCCATTGCCATAATGAATTTTTCTGTAGTATGTATATTATGATTTGATTTAGGAAACATTCTTAATTCTAACAATCTGGAGATGTGGCTCCAGTGTAAAGCAGAGTGTCTCTGTGCTCACTCCCCTTCCATCTTTTCCAATTTCCCTTCGTTTCACATCTGTCTAGTTTTTGTCTTTTGACCAGTGATTCCAACTTCCCAGATAAACCAAACCAAATTCAATGTCAGTTTTCTTTCCAAAgaccatctttattatttctccagGCTGAACACATCCCTGAACAATACACATATGTCAGTCTGGTGACTTTGGTGCCACTTCTGCCTAGAATAAACTATGACAGTCACCAAAGGGGGGATGCTGAAGATATCTTGGTTTCTCTCAGAGCAAACAGTCCCAAACAGAGTattacattgaaaataaataacaaaaattaaataatataaataagttgAAATTTAAGTTAAAAGAGTTCCAGAGTGTGGCTGTTTGGCAACAACCAGCCCACATGAGAGTTAGATGTGGAGGTTACAGCAGTGTTTCCAAGGCTTGGATCTCTGCTCCCTGGTCAGCCAACTGAGTTTCACTGGGTTCTCAAAGCTTCCAGGCCATTCAGGCACTCAGCTCCAAGTCAGTCACATATTCCTGGACCCAGGCTTCACTGGGGTCAGCACAGACCTGCCGGCCTCTTCTGGTTTGAAAGCTGTGGAGGGGGGGTAGAAGGATTATATACTGAGGGGTCCAGCAGGAGAATCTTGGGCCCAGTGTGGTCCCTCATCCCACTCTCTGTCCTGggcagctcagggcatgaccACTTTCTCAGGAACCCTCTGCCTATCTTAGTCCAGAAATCTGCTCTCACTGACTCAgcaaccccacccccaggggaTTCCAATGACCacctcctttttccctcccttccttctgggCTGGGTCAACCCTCCCTGACTTTGCAAGCCCCTGGCTGGGTCAAGTCACACTTCTGAGACCTGGGTCCTACATACTTATTGGCTGCAGAGGGCTGAGCCATTCCAGGATGGCACCTCTGGCCAGTCTATGCCCTTGGGTGCTGCCCCTACTCCAGaccctccctttccccccagaggtgggcaggaggacTGGCACTTACATAACCCCTGGCTTGGAGCATTGGCTGCTGGTCTCAAAATAGTCAGCTATGAACTTGCGTGGAATCTGCTTGGAGACATAGGAGAAGCAGCAGGCAGTTGGGGTGTCAGCACCAActgtgggggaagagagagaacaagcctgGATCACGGTTCCGAAGGAAAAGTGAGATCTGAGATTGGATCCCTTGAGATCGGAGGAAAACAGCTTTGCTCAGGGTGTGGGCTGGGGGACAGGGTCACTGGAAGGCACTGGGCATCTTTGCCTAGAAATACTCCTGCCTCTGTCCTGGTTTCTGTCTGTATCCTTCTTTCTCCTTGACTCTTTGTTGTGGGCTCTGTTTCTCGATGTGATCCAGACATCCAAACAGACTGCCCTCTTATCTCATCTCCCTCCAGAAAATTTGCCTGGTTCAAGAAGTTATCCCCCAGCTAAAGAGAAACTTTGGACATCTCTCATATGACGTCCAAGGGACAGAACTCCGGGGGGACCTAGGGTGAATGAAGGGAAGAATGACCCCCACCCTGGGAGGTCACCAGATTGGATCTCGCCTCTTGCAAACTTATTTGTCTAGGTCCCTAttttgccatctgtaaaatggaactggAACTCCCCTACCCCACAGCTAAGACCCctttaataaagatgaaaataaaagtcttGAAGAGAAAGGCATGATGTTTGGTAGCCCTTTGAGAAGTTCTCTATTTTCTCTTGGGGGCTTTTAAGGTCACAAGACAGAAATAGATGTGGTCCCACTGTGAGGACCGAGAATGGGGACAGCTGCAGCAGCAACACAGACTTACATGGTGCAGAGAAGACCTGACTGCAGAGAGCCATGGTGCAGAGGAGGATGGCGAGGGCAGCCCCGGGGACCTTCATGATGCTTAGTAGAGGATGGGGTGTGGCTTGTGTGTCTGCAGAGATGGACCTGGGTGCTCACTGCTGCCTGCGTCCTTCTGGAGGGTGAAGCCATCTCCCCCGTTCTTTATAGGCAGCCCTGTTGAAAGGGGAAATGGAATCCGGGGGTGGAGAGGGAAATTTTTAAGCACAGTGGTGTTGTCACGCTGAGTGTTGCACAAGTCAGGGTCCCGGGAGACCACAGGGGTTCAGGATATCCAAGAATAGCTTCTCTGAGCTATAAGTTTCAGCCTGCAACTCATGACCTGTTCTGGTTTCTTGTGAGGAAATGGTTCCTCTCACCCCCCAACAACCATGAGCAGGAGGAGAGGGCTGTGTGTTGACCCAAGGCTATTCTTAGCAGGTCCCTTCCCATAAGAACTGATCTATATGTGAACTCTCCAACCCTATCTTTCCCACACAGTTGAAACTTCTGTGCTTCCTCAGCTGCTCTAACTGCAAGGTGCGGCAGAGGGCGGCACCTGCCTCTCTTGGATGCAGGGAACTGAATTGAGGAATTCTCTCTAGGGAACTAGGAAGCATGAGGTCTTTCTCCAACGCCTGCAAAGTCATCAGTCACTGAGTGACTAGAGGCACTGGGTTAACACTAGAAGAGGATCAGAAAGCTATATTAGATGTGGGTGTTAATATGTCAGGAGCCTAAAAAAATTTAGACCCCGTAACctagaaaatgtatttctagaaagagttctaaaaaaaaaaacaaacccaaacacgGAGGCATTTTGAAACATAAAGATATCTGGCTAAGCATCATTTATgattctaaaagaagaaaacctaaaTTTTCCTCTATTAGGGAATGATAAAGTAAACGctagattgttttcttattaagtCCTTAAGCTGAATGAAGTGAAATAACGTAAATATAACATCAGAAAAATTGTACAAGATGAAGagttatgcaaatatatatatatatatgtatatccacatgtatatgacaaatattttaactatatatatatatatatatatatatgttatatatgtaaacactaggcatggaaaaaataaaaagattgagaatAAATGCCCCAAAGTATCAATAGTAGTTATATTTGTGTCTATGGTCCATaggtgattaatttttttttgttttcccctttttctggaattttttttcatttctttttaaaagaaagagtgtATTATCTTCCTGGTCAGCCTACCAATTTatgaacacattttgttttaaaacatttacaacaTCACCATTTGGAAAGTAAGTTGTTATCCATCGtctaatttgaaagaaaattttgataCACTAAAGTTTCTGTCCAATGGCCTTTGTTAAAGTGAAGTCTTGATTTACATATCTCTGAACTATTTTAAGGAATCTGTgtgatatttacataaataatgtCAAATTCAAACAGCTTTCTTATTCTTTCCAATTCATAATGTTAGTCATGTGAAAGGGTCGACTTTCTCAACCAGATCTctatattttttctatcttttattattttattattatataattaataaacgTAATTCAAATTTTGTAATgagaaatattgttatttttttaattaaaataatttttttttagagagagagagagagagagcgccaggaGTAGGGCGTTATGAAGGCTTCACAGAAGAGATGGAACTTTGCTTGGGTCTTTAAAGGTGCACAGGATTTAAACATATATGAATGAGGTGGCAATAGAAGCCAGCTGGTGCAGTCACAGGTGTGGGCTTGCTGGTTCAGAGGGAAGAGTGAGTGGTTCAGTGTAGCTGCTGTGTGGTGGAGCAAATATGGACAATGAAGCTAAACTGGGGTCAAACCAGGAGGGCTTTGAAATCCCCCAAAAGGGACTAGAACAGGGGGGAAAGAGGATATAAGCAAAGCAAGATCACACCATAGGAATTCTGTCCTTCCTGTGTCTGTAAAGTTCCTGTTCTTAAAACACATGGTCTCTCTTTTTATCCTATCGATACTATTGCTAATGCTCGTCCTGAGAAAGGCAAAGGCAAGATCAAGGACAATGGCAGGTTTCCCCGGGGCTTCAGCTTCTAAGTGCCTTCACTTGTTACTGTCAATTCCAAAAAAGGAGTCTATCACTTGTCTCATTGGAAACTCTAGACCACAGACAGTGCCTCtgcctcaccccaccccatctACCCCAGTCCTCAGTCGAAACCCTGAATTGCACTCCTTCATTCACTTCTTGGGGAACCCCCTTCAAACTTGTGATTCAGTTTCTGAGCATTGGATTCTATGAGTTGGGAGGgccagaaaaaggaaatggaaactgcTGAATCAACCACTTTCCTGATAACGGGCCTTACTATCCACCTCTATAATTATAGCACTCACCCCATTGCATTAtacttatttatgtaattttctcTCCAAACATTTAGACCATGTCCTGCTAATTTTAAACTGAATTCGTGTCACATCTTGTTGGTTAATTTAAACCAAATGTTAGCCCATGATAATTATAACATGAATTATCTGTCTATTccttatatttttgttctttttaataaaggTACTTTACTGAATACAAAATTTTCTCTTAGTGTTGATATATTTGTAAGATTTTCCATATCAACCCCCAAATCAGAAAATAACCATTCGTCATATGTGCCTTTACTGGATTGGAAAATAATATACTTGTATACAAAGTATGTGCTTAATACGCATATGTTGAACAAATAATATAAGGGGGCCTTTGGATGGTTGAATTTGTTGAAAGGGTCTTAGAAATTTCCTAGGGGGTAATTTGATGTCTCCAGGTGAAATGACTTTCCTGAGATCACACAGATGAAATTGGTCAGTTTTATATTTCACTGTTATTTAGCAAGGTATCTCCAATGATAaccacaatgcctgacacatactggagcttaataaatatttggtgaataaatgaataatttggtgaatgaatgatttGACTGACAGTGTGTGCTATGTCCAAAGTCCCACTATGGGGTTGAAATactaaaggaaggaaataatcgGAAAGGTCATGGTGTGGAGGTATTGATCGTTGGTGGAACACCCAAAATTTCTGAGATGGTGGGGACAGAAAGTAGCTAGCAGTCAGCATGGTGGATCCTTTAATCTGGAGGGGCTTACCTTGTGTCCCAGATTTCTGGCTCATTCTAGTCTCTTGGAGGCCCTACCCCAGTTCAGCAGAGCTTCCCAGCCACAGGTACAGGGAATCCTGGCTGAACAATTCATGTTCTGTAACATCACTGCCATGTCCTGTTCTGCTTACCTCCTCACTGCTTCCCATGCCCTGGCCCTGCTGCATTGGTTTCCTTCCAGTTTCTGGCTCTGTGGCTCTGCTTCCCTGGGCATCAGTCTCAGCTTGCTCTCTTCGGCAGCAGGGGCTCCATGGGTGGGTTCACTGGTAAGGATGAATTGTTTGACCCAGTTTTGGCTCCCTTTTTTCAGGTGTGGCCCCACCTTTCATGTAGGCAGAAGCTATATCCCCGGGGACCCCTTCTAGCATCCTAGAGAGATGTCTCATTGATGTAGCCCCTTGTTTCTGCAGCCAGACCCTTTGCAGTCTTGAGAtcttcttgtcatttttttctggccATTTTGTGTGTACAGTAGATCAAGGCATACCTCTTGGTATTGGATTCGATCCATCCCCATCCCTCTACTCCCCCTTCTATATTGTCCACTCAGTAAAAAGTATCCTCACCTCCTGAACTTCCAAGCCGGAAACCTGGGAATCACctttgcctcctccctcctcctcatttGCATCTGTTCAATCACTGACTCTTATATTGGAAATGAAGTATATCTGCTTCTCACTGTTCCTACTGCCACTGTCTTAGGTCAGGCCCTCATCATTTCTTGCCATGACAGCTGCAAGAGTGTCCTGTCAActgttttctcttccagttttGCCTCTCTTTAATCTGTCCCATCATGTGGCATCCGAAGTGATTTTCCTAAAGCTCAAATCGTCTCTATCTATCTCTGTTGAAAGTACTTCAAATACACTGCATTATTTCCAGCATGAAACAGAAGCTTCTCCTCTGTGACCTGACCCCTGCCTTCCTCTTTGGTCTGTCTCTTGCCACCTTCAGATTTCCTGAAAACTTAGGCTCCACCCTCTGAACTGCATGCAATTCCTTAAAAGTGTaggcctctcctctgctttctaTGAATGAGGTGTCACCTTGTCCTGGGAAGTCACAGGACAGAGTGAAATCCTGTAAGTATGGGTACATCCCATCACAGCTGTGGAGATTAACAGTTACAGCAAATAAGGAAAGCCACTATTTAATTAAATCCCTTGATTTGATAAGGAAAAGAGGAACCCATGGATTCCACTGTTCATAGACATGCAGAATGTAAAACTGAAAGACATTTTACATCATAATAACAGAACTTTGGTTTTTAAGCTTTTAAGGTAAATTTATAATAAGCACATTTCCCTTATGCTCTGGAGGCAGACCTCCTTGGTATCATTTCTAAATCTGACATGTATTATCTGTGTGTTCTTCTGTAGGTTActtacctctctgtgcttcatgtATGaaaggggataataatagtatctatttcAGAGGACCCCTGAAAGACTTAGAATATGACTGACTCATGTAAGTGTTATGTGTTAGTTACTATTAtcattctttgaaatattttagttaatctatttaatataattaaaaaaaagcacaggtCTCTTGTTCTTTGCCTGATGAACCCCTGCCCTACACTCTTTGCCTGGGTAATaatccttcagatctcagctagATTTATAATAGAGAAAAGTTAGAACCACCTGAGTGGGCTGACCTAAGTAACAGAATGgtcaattataaaaatgttaataaaattttggTATATACGTGCAATGAAATATCATGCATGCTAATTTTGAAtaacttttgtgtttttaatgacATGGAAGAataaaagtggggtgcctgggtggccttggttgaccatctgactcctaatttcagctcaggtcatgatcacagggttatgggatcaagccccacattgggctctactcTGGGCATGaggccttcttaagattctctctctctctctctctctctctctctctctctctctctctccctctctcctgctgcagctctctttctaaaaaaaaaaaggatatagggTAACAAAAATCAGATATATTAGTTCAAGAAAGAATATTaagtaataatagtaaaatacaaaatcatgTTCAGAATGTTgggtacttttaattttcttatttatgccTTCTTATATTCTTAGTGACTATGtatatttcctattaaaaaaagagcaaaccaatttaaattaaaaacaaaacaaaactcaggaattgctttttttgacattttaccGCCACTGTCCAAAGCATGTATTCCCAATGCCTGAAACAGTGTCCATAATATAGTTGGTATTCAATAcagttttattgaattattttcttctcttgttggATATTCTTTGTGACCAAACTAGAAAGAGCTTGAAACAGGTATATAAGCACtatttgaaggaagaaagatgcTTTCTAAGGAATACTAAAAGTTTTCCAGACACTGGTGAGGTTTTAACTTTTTCTCAGGAATTTAACATCCCCTAAAGTCACTGACCTTCACCCTTGACAGCAAAGAGCAGGCTATGGTGGGTGATGAAGGCCCATTTCCTCTTTAAGAGGAGTGAGGCTGCTGGGTTATAGTGTGGAGTGTGACTGTCCTTGATGAACTGCTTCAACCAGCTTCCTGTCCTACAGATTCCATCCTGAACCCTGCACCCTGGATAACTTTGTACTTGTTTCTTCAATCTACAATACAGTTTCTGCTCCATTTCCCCCAAGTGACTTGGCTACCATATTGGCAATACTGAAGGATTTACCCATATTGGGTTATTATCTTGGCAAAGTGACCATCCAGCTCACCTTGGCTTTCCAGTCTCAATATTCACTCACAAGAACTTCTCGAGTTTCAGACATTCCACATCCTCGTGGCTTGTGCTCTTGGCCCTGACACCCAATGGTATCTCCAGTGCTCATGCATCTCAGTACTTTCCTTCTAGAGGGGCACAGAATGTTGGGATTGACTTCTTCTGTTTCCTGCTCATCAGCAGCTTTGTAATCTCTTCTGAGAGTCTGGTACCTTCCGAGACTTCCTACAAGTGTGATCTCAGAGGGTCACACCTGCAAAGGAAGTTTGGTTATCTCTGGATCAAGAATTGGAAAACTTTGGATCTTGACACACATCCTGTATGACCTTgattaaatcttttaatttttctgggttTGTATTCCTAATCTGTACAATGAGAAAACAGACTGGGATCAAATAAAACCATGGATGTGGAAATGCTGGGGAAAATCAAAAGCATCAGGACCTTTGCAAAGTCATATTACTACTGTGGCTAGTGGTCTTGCTTGTGgcctggggaggctgggaggacaaaatgataaaacagatGTGAAAGTGCCCCAAATGGAATTATTAGCACAGTGCCACTCAAGGGTATAGAAGGAGAAACCACTAGGTTACCATGAGTGAGAGGAAGTGTAGGGCTTCCCCATTTAGGAGCAAGGGGGTAGCCCACAGAATGTATATGGAGCTCCTGGAACCATGGTTAACTCCTGCTGCCCCTTCTCACAACCCTGAGTTGGAAAGAGTTGAGTCCTAGAGTAGTATCCTTTATGGTAAAACTACTGCGTATGAGGGTTGagcaca includes:
- the LOC100302540 gene encoding chemokine (C-C motif) ligand 3-like precursor, whose translation is MKVPGAALAILLCTMALCSQVFSAPFGADTPTACCFSYVSKQIPRKFIADYFETSSQCSKPGVIFQTRRGRQVCADPSEAWVQEYVTDLELSA